ccatcaaatataccagcttttagtttttccgtgctaatgccaggaaatttacgtgacaaatacccaaaacaatttccatctcgatttaaagccttcacaaattgcttcattaggcctagcttgatatgcaagggcggaagtaagattttttctcttgaaaccaaaggttcgttgatcacgttttgtattccttgaatcatgacatctcttgaaggccaatttttgttaacccagtactcatttttagctctgctgtcccaaaggcacaagaaacaaggatattttgtataaccactctgctgtccaaggaggaagttaataatttttaaatcaacacaaattgaccactgatgttcttcgtatttaatttttctcaaaactaatgctattgtttcatattcttccttcatatggtagtagaatgaccaataggaattgagccatatttgttaccgttatgtaaaagaacacatttcaaactacgttttgaactgtcaataatgtcctttatcagaaaaaaatatataccatatagaaaaaatctggtggcatttttggaatcagcacattaaaaacatctaaaatcagatgttaaatttccggcaccaaattttttttttcattttgttggcctgtgttatcaCATGGAACTTGAGGAATAAATGATATATACGTAAtaccaaatattttattaagtATTTGTTGACATTCACGATGTAAAATAACAAATCTCCACTTAGTTCACACAAGGCGTTTCTCGCTAAATCGATATCGTAATATTTTCGTTCCTGGTGAACGCCCTTATCAAATCGAAAGCAACCTCCGGCTGATCCGACGGCACCAAATGTCCAGCATTCCTAACCATCACTTCCGTCAAATTTCCCGCCCGCTTGACGTAACCCGCTATCCCTCCATCCCTGTACCAAATATCCCTAGTCGCCACTCTGTATTCTTCGGCCGAGTCGAATTTCAAATTTAGCAGGTAATTGACAGTTGTGGGATAAGGGACGGCCAGATCCAATTGTCCGCTATAAATCAGAACCCTTAAATTGGCCAACAGATCTATCAGTTTATCTGCCACGGATATCATCACGTCGCCTAGCAATGCTGTGTCCACGGGTTCGTCAGGATTGAACGTCAAGTTTCCCACGTGGATGGCTGTTCTGACCTCCGGTTTTTGCACGAAATTAGTCATGATGGCTTCCGTTTGCTGTTTGCCTGGATAGAGGTAATTGTACATGTTTTCATAACCGCTGGCGTTCTTCAGCAGGCTGGATATTTTCCGCTGGACCAGAGTAGATTCTACGAACTTTCCTTGACGCAAGAGGACAATGGATTCGTCTCTGTATTGGTCCATCGTGGTTTTCGTGTTTATATCCACCAAACCATGTTGAAAAGCGTATTCCCCAATATCCATCTGATTCACCGGGTCTAACCATCCGTTTCCAATTATCACCCCCTTCAAATTGATCTTGAAAGAGTCGGGTAAATTctcgtttttcttgaaaatggcatGGGCAATCACTGGGACGTATTTACCAGCGTAAGACTCCCCAGCCACGAAAAACTCGTTCTGACGTATCTCTGGAAACAGCAGGAAAAACTGCCTCAAAGCCTCATATAGTTCCTCAGCCACCTGGACTTCGTCACGTGCCAAACCTTTCTCTTCCGTGAAACTATAACCGGTTCCTACTGGATTATCGATGTATAAAATACTGTGGGCGTTGGTCCACGAAGTTTCTCTCAGTTCAAGAGTGTCGTTTTCTATTTTAAACGGTCCCATTTCTGCGAACAGCCCAAACATGGAGGTTAAACCTGGTCCACCTTGAAGCCATAACATGATAGGATCGTCAGGATTCTTGGAAGGGATGAACCATCCGAATAAATTCTTGTTGTACGTGTAATTGACCGTGAAGAATCCACTGTAGGATGTCGTATTCAAAAACAACTCAGAATTAACCTCAGCAGCTCGACGTCCTTCTTCAATGAAGCCTTGCTCGATGTAGGGAGTTAAGAAAAGGGGCTCCTTAGATTTGACAGCGACGTTGGTTTCATCATTAACGTCACTCACTTCGGAAGAAGAGGTTTCCCTTTTTTTGTGACAACACTGAACGGCTGTGAGACAACACAAAACGAGTAGAGTTAGAGTTCTCATTTTGACCGCGGTTGGGAGTTCACTGACTGATCGAAATATTTTGCTTCTATTTATGAATTGATTTTATCTGGGAACTGCTGTTACATTGTATTCTAACTAGTGATAAGTGGACTTTCGGATAATAGAGAATTTAATCGTATATGCAGAGCATAATTATGAATTGCACGGGTGTATGCATGTATGTTTGATAAAAATGTGGAGGTATTTCTTTCTTTGTATGTCTTCGATATTGTTATCATACCATGAACAGTTTACCTTACAAGATACATTTCTTCGTATGTTTGTTGCATTTATGCCGACATTCGAAACCACTCTGTTGACTTTATAACATAGAGAAAGTATTTAAGCCAGATGagtgagatttttttttaaccgaCACAATAATGAATTTTATCATCAATGCTTACCTATGTGTAATTTCAAAGGATCTCTAATACCAGGATATAAACACCGATCTTTTTCCATTGTCGGTAATCTATTATTGAAAATCTGTCTGGCTTTATTTATCGATTCACTTGATAAAGAACTTGTCCGATAATGTACGTacctattgaatttatttctACGATTCTTTAATTCTATTCAAGGTTTCCAAATCCCTAGCTTATTTCGAAGGCAATTGTGTGGCTACATTTTAGTATCCCATTGAAAAGTCATCCTTGATAAATGCAAAaatcatacagggtgagtggtGAAGTAAGAGACAAAGGCTCAGGGGAGATGAAACTGAATGAGGATTGGTGgatatgaaaattttgtaatatctgttttcaacataaaatgtaaaccataaaatttTTGCGCTATTAATTCCAGCTGCAATTGATCttcactcaatttttttttcactctatTGAAATTTCTGCTCAGAATTTCTTTATCTCATATACCGAGTGTTAGTTTCGACCTGACTTGTgaactgaaatttttgaatacgaacctgcaattttttgttttttttacgAATGATGAACAGATACTTCTCAACATTCCATTTTTCAACTCTCCGAATTATTCTATCGACGGCCCTGTTTGCAAAGTTGACTTATGCTGGGGCAGCAAATTGGGGCTATGACTCGAGTGCAAGAAAAGCTATCGACGGCCCTTAGTGAACATCTTGTGTGTTGATGATTCAGAATGAGAAATAATTGGAAAGCGGGATTTTGATATCCAAAATATCACCAGatggcataaaaaatattaggtttgttcgtagattagtttgcaacggttgtgaactgtagagagcaagcgcaattccattttagggtagcgaaaatccatttgcgcttgctctgtacagttcacaaccgttgcaaactaatctacgaacaaacctattggtaccaataattgaaaaaaggaCCATATTCTGAAGAACGAACctgaaatataatttcattGGTTTGCTTCTCTTTTTAACAAGTATGTGATGCGATGcggaaattgtcaaaatattgattttgatGTTAGAATGTCGAATCACAATACTGTCTTGGAATCACATACGCCATATCTTAAGATTATTGGAAGTAAACGAGACCACAAAATTTCATCCAAATCGGACCACAAATTCTCAAGTTATGGATATCGAAATCTTGGGCCGAAATTCATAAATCGCCCTATATCTCCGAAATTAATGACCTTAGGGTATAAAAGAAACGAGGCAACTTCTCTGAAAGGCCTAGATAACGTGATGCATTCATCACTAGTCTGTGACCAAAGACTGGTGGAACACACTCTTAAGAGAGGTGTACACCGttatagtggtcagttcaaaaagatgagtcatctcggaaagtcagcaattttttcattcgtcaaacggaaaaaaaatataaggcttgttcgtagagtggttcacaacggttgtgaactgtacagggtgggcaaatttcgatgttttagcactacagtttttaaaccagaggagatacataaaatctgataccccattctccttctctttttctgagaaactaacaattttagtagtcatttttggccactttcttttgttttcgagttataagcaaaaattggaaaaatggcgatatggaaataaatttatatctccgctaatactg
The window above is part of the Coccinella septempunctata chromosome 8, icCocSept1.1, whole genome shotgun sequence genome. Proteins encoded here:
- the LOC123318637 gene encoding venom serine carboxypeptidase-like, with product MRTLTLLVLCCLTAVQCCHKKRETSSSEVSDVNDETNVAVKSKEPLFLTPYIEQGFIEEGRRAAEVNSELFLNTTSYSGFFTVNYTYNKNLFGWFIPSKNPDDPIMLWLQGGPGLTSMFGLFAEMGPFKIENDTLELRETSWTNAHSILYIDNPVGTGYSFTEEKGLARDEVQVAEELYEALRQFFLLFPEIRQNEFFVAGESYAGKYVPVIAHAIFKKNENLPDSFKINLKGVIIGNGWLDPVNQMDIGEYAFQHGLVDINTKTTMDQYRDESIVLLRQGKFVESTLVQRKISSLLKNASGYENMYNYLYPGKQQTEAIMTNFVQKPEVRTAIHVGNLTFNPDEPVDTALLGDVMISVADKLIDLLANLRVLIYSGQLDLAVPYPTTVNYLLNLKFDSAEEYRVATRDIWYRDGGIAGYVKRAGNLTEVMVRNAGHLVPSDQPEVAFDLIRAFTRNENITISI